Proteins encoded by one window of Streptomyces sp. NBC_01477:
- a CDS encoding MFS transporter: MSATPTSFDANRPGPQAPGGDARTVLQRLYRRDLAAYPPTGRRMAYLAIVVVTTVVLYYMLYVQYAVATSIITHFDMTYRYFVWVSVIGNAVGAFASLAAGLADRWGRANMVVYGLLIASLLVFLGLPNAGGKAAYLVLFALVSVVEGIVLVATPALIRDFSPQLGRATAMGAWTMGPVVGSLVVTTVTSQTLDTSSWQDEVRYSGIAGLAVFVVAVVALRELSPRLRDQIMVTLRDRALVEARAKGIDPRPARRGEWRQMLRLDIAGSGLAIALFLLLYFAAVGNFVVYFATTYGYSEQRANAVANWYWAANAIALVAVGLLSDRLKVRKPFMIIGAVGSIVTTAVFATRATHPGTGYYTFAWLFVGIGVFSGVAYGPWMAGFTETVEKHNPAATATGLAVWGWTIRIVVAVSTAFIPVLVTAVTPLVDHGPQVTAAQTQAAPALAIVGAHPGIFAELGKYPTGKAPADVTARAVQEVGPADLATVQKAQPQLAVLQKYGTKVQKAAHDGPGQWRTWWWICVGGQVLFLPFVFLMAGRWSPKRAREDAAAHQAAVDRELAGLA; the protein is encoded by the coding sequence ATGTCCGCCACCCCGACGTCCTTCGACGCCAACAGACCCGGGCCGCAAGCTCCGGGCGGCGACGCCCGCACCGTGCTCCAGCGGCTCTACCGCCGCGACCTGGCCGCGTACCCGCCCACCGGACGCCGGATGGCGTACCTGGCCATCGTCGTGGTCACCACGGTCGTGCTCTACTACATGCTCTACGTCCAGTACGCGGTCGCCACGTCGATCATCACCCACTTCGACATGACCTACCGCTACTTCGTGTGGGTCTCGGTGATCGGCAACGCGGTCGGCGCCTTCGCCTCCCTCGCGGCCGGGCTCGCCGACCGCTGGGGCCGGGCCAACATGGTGGTGTACGGGCTGCTGATCGCCTCGCTGCTGGTCTTCCTCGGACTGCCGAACGCCGGCGGCAAGGCCGCGTACCTGGTGCTGTTCGCGCTGGTCAGCGTGGTCGAGGGCATCGTGCTCGTCGCCACCCCCGCGCTGATCAGGGACTTCTCGCCACAGCTCGGCCGGGCCACCGCGATGGGCGCCTGGACGATGGGCCCGGTCGTCGGCAGCCTGGTCGTCACCACCGTCACCAGCCAGACCCTGGACACCTCCAGCTGGCAGGACGAGGTGCGCTACTCCGGCATCGCGGGCCTGGCGGTCTTCGTGGTGGCGGTCGTCGCGCTGCGCGAGCTGTCGCCCCGGCTGCGCGACCAGATCATGGTCACGCTGCGGGACCGCGCCCTGGTCGAGGCGCGCGCCAAGGGCATCGACCCGCGGCCCGCCAGGCGCGGCGAGTGGCGGCAGATGCTGCGCCTCGACATCGCCGGCTCCGGGCTGGCCATCGCCCTCTTCCTGCTGCTGTACTTCGCGGCCGTCGGCAACTTCGTCGTCTACTTCGCCACCACCTACGGCTACAGCGAGCAGCGGGCCAACGCGGTCGCGAACTGGTACTGGGCCGCCAACGCCATCGCGCTGGTGGCGGTCGGGCTGCTGTCCGACCGGCTCAAGGTGCGCAAGCCGTTCATGATCATCGGTGCGGTCGGCTCGATCGTGACGACCGCGGTCTTCGCCACCCGGGCCACCCACCCGGGCACCGGCTACTACACCTTCGCCTGGCTCTTCGTCGGCATCGGCGTCTTCAGCGGGGTGGCCTACGGCCCGTGGATGGCCGGCTTCACCGAGACGGTGGAGAAGCACAACCCGGCCGCGACGGCGACCGGACTGGCGGTGTGGGGCTGGACGATACGGATCGTGGTGGCCGTCTCCACGGCCTTCATCCCGGTGCTGGTCACCGCGGTGACGCCGCTGGTCGACCACGGGCCGCAGGTCACCGCCGCCCAGACGCAGGCGGCGCCCGCCCTCGCGATCGTCGGCGCCCACCCCGGCATCTTCGCCGAACTCGGCAAGTACCCCACGGGCAAGGCGCCCGCCGACGTCACCGCCCGGGCGGTGCAGGAGGTCGGCCCGGCCGACCTGGCCACCGTGCAGAAGGCCCAGCCGCAGCTGGCGGTGCTCCAGAAGTACGGCACGAAGGTGCAGAAGGCCGCGCACGACGGGCCGGGGCAGTGGCGTACGTGGTGGTGGATCTGCGTCGGCGGCCAGGTGCTCTTCCTGCCGTTCGTCTTCCTGATGGCCGGCCGCTGGAGCCCGAAGCGCGCCCGCGAGGACGCCGCCGCCCACCAGGCCGCGGTGGACCGCGAACTCGCCGGGCTCGCCTGA
- a CDS encoding urea amidolyase associated protein UAAP1, translating into MATGTTYGARDHARAQDGTRAAAMPLVPAPDGLVWAETMAGGNYTHKALARGTELRLADPTGTACAHLLLFAEGRPWERLNTADTVKVQWNAYLGAGRLLLSDQGRVLASLIADTSGRHDTLCGTSSAVRNTARYGDGSPQGGTPAGRELFKLAAAKHGLEPRDLPPSLSFFQGVRVDPDGSLEFIGSAGPGAAVTLRAEQPLTVLLANVPHPLDPRPQYVCGPLEVRARAAAPTGPDDPLWDASPEGRRAFLNTAEHLTARGL; encoded by the coding sequence GTGGCGACAGGGACGACGTACGGCGCCCGGGACCACGCCCGGGCGCAGGACGGCACGCGCGCGGCGGCGATGCCGCTGGTGCCGGCGCCGGACGGGCTCGTATGGGCCGAGACGATGGCGGGCGGCAACTACACGCACAAGGCGCTGGCCCGCGGGACCGAGCTGCGGCTCGCCGACCCGACCGGCACCGCGTGCGCGCATCTGCTGCTGTTCGCCGAGGGCCGCCCCTGGGAGCGGCTGAACACCGCGGACACGGTGAAGGTCCAGTGGAACGCCTACCTCGGTGCGGGCCGGCTGCTGCTGTCCGACCAGGGCCGGGTGCTCGCCTCGCTGATCGCCGACACCAGCGGACGGCACGACACTCTGTGCGGTACGTCGTCTGCGGTGCGCAACACCGCGCGCTACGGTGACGGTTCGCCGCAGGGCGGCACCCCGGCGGGCCGTGAGCTGTTCAAACTGGCCGCGGCCAAGCACGGGTTGGAGCCGCGCGACCTGCCGCCGTCGCTGTCCTTCTTCCAGGGGGTGCGGGTCGACCCGGACGGCTCGCTGGAATTCATCGGGTCGGCGGGACCCGGCGCGGCGGTGACGCTGCGCGCCGAGCAGCCGCTGACCGTCCTGCTGGCGAATGTGCCGCACCCGCTGGACCCGCGCCCGCAGTACGTGTGCGGCCCGCTGGAGGTACGGGCCAGGGCCGCCGCTCCGACCGGCCCCGACGACCCGCTGTGGGACGCCTCCCCCGAGGGCCGCAGGGCGTTCCTGAACACCGCCGAGCACCTCACCGCCAGGGGGCTGTGA
- a CDS encoding siderophore-interacting protein, translated as MADTVDRPARKPRKPRHATVARTERLTPHMIRVVLAVDPADRPEIGEYTDHYVKLVFAPEGVVYPEPLDLEAVRRDLPREQWPRTRTYTVRAWDAAAGELTVDFVHHGDEGLAGPWAAAARPGDGISFMGPGGGYAPDPAADWHLLAGDESALPAIAAAVEQLPPGAVAKVFVEVAGPAEEQKLLGPGDAEVVWLYRGDRPVGEALVAAVTALDFPPGDVQVFVHGEAGFVKELRRFVRVDRGIARERLSVSGYWRRGADEDGWQSSKREWNAEVEREQEAGGQP; from the coding sequence ATGGCGGACACAGTGGACAGACCGGCGCGCAAGCCGAGGAAGCCGCGGCACGCCACCGTGGCGCGCACCGAGCGGCTGACGCCGCACATGATCCGGGTGGTGCTGGCGGTCGACCCGGCCGACCGCCCGGAGATCGGCGAATACACCGACCACTACGTCAAGCTGGTCTTCGCACCCGAGGGCGTGGTCTATCCCGAACCCCTGGACCTCGAAGCGGTCCGCCGCGACCTGCCGCGCGAGCAGTGGCCGCGGACCCGTACGTACACGGTACGGGCCTGGGACGCGGCGGCCGGGGAGCTGACCGTGGACTTCGTCCACCACGGCGACGAGGGCCTCGCCGGGCCGTGGGCGGCGGCGGCGCGGCCGGGCGACGGCATCTCCTTCATGGGACCCGGCGGCGGCTACGCCCCCGACCCGGCGGCCGACTGGCATCTGCTGGCCGGCGACGAGAGCGCGCTGCCCGCCATCGCGGCGGCCGTGGAACAGCTGCCGCCCGGCGCGGTGGCGAAGGTCTTCGTGGAGGTCGCGGGCCCCGCGGAGGAGCAGAAACTGCTCGGCCCCGGCGACGCGGAGGTCGTCTGGCTCTACCGGGGCGACCGGCCGGTCGGCGAGGCGCTGGTGGCGGCCGTCACCGCGCTGGACTTCCCCCCGGGCGACGTGCAGGTCTTCGTGCACGGCGAGGCGGGCTTCGTGAAGGAGCTGCGCCGCTTCGTCCGGGTGGACCGCGGCATCGCGCGCGAGCGGCTCTCGGTGTCGGGCTACTGGCGGCGCGGCGCCGACGAGGACGGCTGGCAGTCCTCGAAGCGGGAGTGGAATGCCGAGGTGGAGCGCGAGCAGGAGGCCGGCGGGCAGCCGTAG
- a CDS encoding amino acid permease yields the protein MTATAPSDARSQPPNGQDREDTAGLADFGYRQELHRSLGRYASFAAGFSFISVLTTVFQFFAFGYSFGGPRFFWTWPAVLTGQLLVAACFAELAARYPISGAIYQWSSRLSNAVLGWYAGWIMVLGQIVVVAAAALALQVVLPAAWSGFQVIGTDTSPVSSDGAANAALLGIVLLVLTTAVNLLDNTVMSLVNRIGVTAEIAGAVLIIVLLFTHADRSPAVTVHAGGGGSALLVGSFAAAYVMIGFDSAGEMSEETRHPRRVAPRTILTALAAAGLLASLLVLAAVLAAPSLTDGRLGTDGLSYVLTSRLGGGLGRVLLCDVALAVAVATLAIQTSATRMLFSMARDRALPFSPTLSRVSRRTGQPAAPALVVGVLSAALLLLAFASPEAWLAIGTTCIVMVYLAYSMVTGPLLLRRLRAPLPPATDESGNPVFSLGRWGVPVNAAALLYGLAMTVNLAWPRAAVYDPSGTHWYFQWSSPLFLLVTLAIGFSWRALRYRRREQATPEPAAG from the coding sequence ATGACCGCCACCGCACCATCGGACGCCCGTTCGCAGCCGCCGAACGGCCAGGACCGCGAGGACACCGCGGGGCTCGCGGACTTCGGCTACCGCCAGGAACTGCACCGCAGCCTCGGCCGCTACGCCTCCTTCGCGGCCGGCTTCTCCTTCATCTCCGTGCTGACCACGGTCTTCCAGTTCTTCGCCTTCGGCTACTCCTTCGGCGGCCCGCGCTTCTTCTGGACCTGGCCCGCCGTCCTGACCGGCCAGCTGCTGGTCGCCGCGTGCTTCGCCGAACTCGCCGCCCGCTACCCGATATCCGGCGCCATCTACCAGTGGTCCAGCCGGCTGAGCAACGCCGTCCTCGGCTGGTACGCCGGCTGGATCATGGTGCTCGGGCAGATCGTGGTGGTCGCCGCGGCGGCGCTCGCGCTGCAGGTCGTACTCCCCGCGGCCTGGTCCGGCTTCCAGGTCATCGGCACCGACACCTCACCGGTCTCCTCGGACGGCGCGGCCAACGCGGCGCTGCTCGGCATCGTGCTGCTGGTGCTCACCACGGCGGTGAACCTGCTGGACAACACGGTCATGTCGCTGGTCAACCGGATCGGGGTGACCGCGGAGATCGCCGGCGCCGTCCTCATCATCGTGCTGCTGTTCACCCACGCCGACCGCTCCCCCGCGGTCACCGTGCACGCCGGCGGCGGCGGTTCCGCGCTGCTGGTCGGCTCCTTCGCCGCGGCCTACGTGATGATCGGCTTCGACAGTGCGGGCGAGATGAGCGAGGAGACCCGGCACCCGCGCCGGGTCGCGCCGCGCACGATCCTCACCGCGCTGGCCGCCGCCGGGCTGCTGGCGTCCCTGCTGGTGCTCGCCGCGGTGCTGGCCGCGCCCAGCCTCACCGACGGGCGGCTCGGCACGGACGGCCTGTCCTACGTGCTGACCAGCCGGCTCGGCGGCGGCCTCGGCCGGGTCCTGCTCTGCGACGTCGCGCTGGCGGTCGCGGTCGCCACCCTGGCCATCCAGACGTCGGCGACCCGGATGCTGTTCTCGATGGCCCGCGACCGCGCGCTGCCCTTCTCCCCCACCCTGTCCCGGGTCTCCCGCCGCACCGGCCAGCCCGCCGCCCCCGCGCTGGTCGTCGGCGTGCTGTCGGCCGCGCTCCTGCTGCTCGCCTTCGCCTCCCCCGAGGCGTGGCTGGCCATCGGGACGACATGCATCGTGATGGTCTACCTCGCCTACTCGATGGTCACGGGCCCGCTCCTGCTCCGCCGCCTGCGCGCCCCGCTCCCGCCCGCCACCGACGAGTCCGGCAACCCCGTCTTCTCACTGGGCCGCTGGGGCGTCCCCGTCAACGCCGCCGCCCTCCTCTACGGCCTGGCGATGACGGTCAACCTGGCGTGGCCCCGGGCGGCGGTCTACGATCCCTCGGGCACGCACTGGTACTTCCAGTGGTCCTCCCCGCTGTTCCTGCTGGTCACGCTGGCGATCGGCTTCTCGTGGCGGGCACTGAGGTACCGGCGCCGGGAGCAGGCGACGCCGGAGCCCGCCGCCGGCTGA
- a CDS encoding urea amidolyase associated protein UAAP2, which yields MTAVTVPARAPWSAVIPAGGLLTLTDLHGNQAVDFLVYDARDTAVRYSAPDTIQHQGNIFLTTGSVLLSNEHTALMTVVADGCGGHDTIAGACSKESNTLRYGHHTWSQHACVDNFLAEGARWGLGKRDLVSNINWYMNVPVEDDGTLGIVDGRSAPGLEVTLRAETEVLVLVSNCPQINNPCNGFDPTSVRMTVALPEAPEAPETAQTPAAPEAAAVPATAEAAARG from the coding sequence ATGACCGCCGTGACCGTACCCGCACGCGCGCCCTGGTCCGCGGTGATCCCCGCGGGCGGCCTGCTCACCCTCACCGACCTGCACGGCAACCAGGCGGTGGACTTCCTGGTCTACGACGCCCGCGACACCGCCGTGCGCTACAGCGCCCCCGACACGATCCAGCACCAGGGCAACATCTTCCTGACCACCGGCAGCGTGCTGCTGTCCAACGAGCACACCGCGCTGATGACGGTCGTCGCGGACGGCTGCGGCGGGCACGACACCATCGCCGGCGCCTGCTCCAAGGAGTCCAACACCCTGCGCTACGGCCACCACACCTGGTCGCAGCACGCCTGCGTCGACAACTTCCTCGCCGAGGGCGCCCGTTGGGGCCTCGGCAAGCGCGACCTGGTGAGCAACATCAACTGGTACATGAATGTGCCGGTCGAGGACGACGGCACCCTCGGCATCGTGGACGGCCGTTCCGCGCCCGGCCTCGAAGTGACGCTGCGGGCCGAGACCGAGGTGCTGGTGCTCGTCTCCAACTGCCCGCAGATCAACAACCCCTGCAACGGCTTCGACCCGACCTCGGTACGGATGACGGTTGCCCTGCCGGAAGCACCAGAGGCACCGGAGACGGCGCAGACACCGGCAGCACCCGAGGCGGCAGCTGTACCGGCGACGGCGGAAGCGGCGGCCCGCGGATGA
- a CDS encoding helix-turn-helix transcriptional regulator, producing MTERPFEALGLSPDADRAYALLVSTRGVAAAELARQLGVPPDRGQAACGELAARGLARRGSDGRWYPVPPHTGFRPLLSRAQEQLRLGSELLDRLDVEYQRVHQGHRADEAVQVVAGRSAIRRRVEDFRASARKEIASFVPGAAVAPREPVPGGVRRRVVFERAGLEAAGAFGPPGDPLTSARVAGRLPARLGIADREVALLPPAAEDDADPVMLVVLPSPLLDTLTALFDAVWAGSVPLVRRADAQQPRSALRSRVLAMLVSGSTDAAMARSLGVAVRTVQRHVAAMQREAGVDNRIQLVWHAARRGWLDDLPGGHPGGNAHRPSG from the coding sequence ATGACCGAACGTCCGTTTGAGGCCCTGGGGTTGAGCCCGGACGCGGACCGGGCGTATGCGCTGCTGGTGTCCACCAGGGGCGTCGCCGCCGCGGAGTTGGCCCGCCAGCTGGGCGTGCCGCCGGACCGGGGCCAGGCGGCCTGCGGGGAGCTGGCGGCGCGGGGCCTGGCCCGCAGGGGAAGCGACGGGCGGTGGTATCCCGTACCGCCGCACACCGGATTCCGGCCGCTGCTGTCGCGAGCGCAGGAACAGCTGCGGCTCGGCTCGGAATTACTCGACCGGCTCGACGTCGAATACCAGCGGGTCCACCAGGGCCACCGCGCGGACGAGGCGGTGCAGGTGGTCGCGGGCCGGTCCGCGATCCGGCGCAGGGTGGAGGACTTCCGGGCCTCGGCCCGGAAGGAGATCGCCTCGTTCGTACCGGGCGCCGCGGTGGCGCCGCGGGAACCGGTGCCCGGGGGTGTGCGGCGGCGGGTGGTGTTCGAGCGGGCCGGGCTGGAAGCGGCCGGCGCCTTCGGGCCGCCGGGCGACCCGCTGACGTCGGCCCGGGTGGCGGGGCGGCTGCCGGCCCGCCTGGGCATAGCCGACCGCGAGGTCGCCCTGCTGCCGCCGGCCGCGGAGGACGACGCCGACCCGGTGATGCTGGTGGTCCTGCCGAGCCCGCTGCTGGACACCCTGACCGCGCTGTTCGACGCGGTGTGGGCGGGCAGCGTCCCGCTGGTGCGCCGCGCCGACGCCCAGCAGCCGCGCAGCGCCCTGCGCTCGCGGGTGCTGGCGATGCTGGTGAGCGGCAGCACCGACGCGGCGATGGCCCGCTCGCTCGGGGTGGCGGTGCGCACCGTGCAGCGGCATGTCGCCGCGATGCAGCGCGAGGCGGGCGTGGACAACCGCATCCAGCTGGTGTGGCACGCGGCCCGGCGCGGCTGGCTCGACGACCTTCCGGGCGGGCATCCGGGCGGAAACGCACACCGACCGTCCGGTTGA
- a CDS encoding cellulase family glycosylhydrolase produces the protein MVTYPDARSPLKSLRRLRVVLAAAVAAALLALLSIAGQTHATAATTAAAPAADAGAGYWHTSGRQILDADNQPVRIAGINWFGFETSNDVVHGLWSRDYKSMIDQMKTLGYNTIRLPYSDDIFKPGTMPNSINFYNMNTDLQGLNSLQVMDKIVNYAGSIGLRVILDRHRPDAGGQSALWYTSTVPETTWITNLKALATRYQGNTAVVGIDLHNEPHDPACWGCGDTTVDWRLAAERAGNAVLGVNPSLLIFVEGIQTFNGVSGWWGGNLMGAGQYPVQLNVANRVVYSAHDYATSVAQQTWFTDPSFPANMSAIWDKYWGYLFKQNIAPVWVGEFGTTLQSTVDQTWLKTLVDYLRPTSGNGGDSFSWTFWSWNPDSGDTGGILKDDWQTVDTVKDGYLSSIKAPGFGGSSGGTNGGTSSGTSAGTSTGTSAGTSAGTSSGTSAGTSTGTSTGTSAGTSTGTSTGTTTGTTGGTGGNHGCSAALHVDNQWDAGFTATVTVTNTGTAATSGWKVAWTWPGNQQETSGWSATITQTGASVSAVNLAYNGAIAPAASTSFGFQGTSTGTVGAPALTCTAS, from the coding sequence GTGGTTACCTATCCGGACGCCCGAAGTCCGCTGAAAAGTCTGCGCCGGCTGCGGGTGGTGCTCGCCGCCGCCGTCGCGGCTGCGCTGCTCGCGCTGCTGTCGATCGCCGGGCAGACCCACGCCACCGCCGCCACCACCGCCGCCGCGCCCGCGGCCGACGCGGGCGCCGGCTACTGGCATACCAGCGGCCGGCAGATCCTGGACGCCGACAACCAGCCGGTGCGTATCGCGGGCATCAACTGGTTCGGCTTCGAGACCAGCAACGACGTGGTGCACGGCCTCTGGTCGCGCGACTACAAGAGCATGATCGACCAGATGAAGACGCTGGGCTACAACACCATCCGGCTGCCGTACAGCGACGACATCTTCAAGCCGGGCACCATGCCCAACAGCATCAACTTCTACAACATGAACACCGACCTCCAGGGCCTCAACTCCCTCCAGGTGATGGACAAGATCGTGAACTACGCGGGCTCGATCGGCCTGCGGGTGATCCTCGACCGGCACCGCCCGGACGCCGGCGGCCAGTCCGCGCTGTGGTACACCAGCACCGTCCCTGAGACGACCTGGATCACCAACCTCAAGGCGCTGGCGACCCGTTACCAGGGCAACACCGCCGTCGTCGGCATCGACCTGCACAACGAGCCGCACGACCCGGCCTGCTGGGGCTGTGGCGACACCACGGTCGACTGGCGGCTCGCGGCCGAGCGGGCGGGCAACGCGGTCCTCGGCGTCAACCCCAGCCTGCTGATCTTCGTCGAGGGCATCCAGACCTTCAACGGCGTCTCCGGCTGGTGGGGCGGCAACCTGATGGGCGCCGGGCAGTACCCGGTGCAGCTCAACGTGGCCAACCGGGTGGTCTACTCGGCCCACGACTACGCCACCAGCGTCGCCCAGCAGACCTGGTTCACCGACCCGTCCTTCCCGGCGAACATGTCGGCGATCTGGGACAAGTACTGGGGCTACCTCTTCAAGCAGAACATCGCCCCCGTGTGGGTCGGCGAGTTCGGCACCACCTTGCAGTCGACCGTCGACCAGACCTGGCTCAAGACCCTGGTCGACTACCTGCGCCCGACGAGCGGCAACGGCGGCGACAGCTTCAGCTGGACCTTCTGGTCGTGGAATCCCGACTCGGGTGACACCGGCGGCATCCTCAAGGACGACTGGCAGACCGTGGACACCGTCAAGGACGGCTACCTGAGCAGCATCAAGGCCCCAGGCTTCGGCGGCTCGTCGGGCGGCACCAACGGCGGTACGTCGAGCGGTACGTCGGCGGGTACGAGCACCGGCACGTCGGCGGGCACCTCCGCGGGCACCAGCAGCGGCACGTCGGCCGGCACATCCACGGGTACGAGCACCGGCACCTCCGCCGGCACATCGACGGGCACGTCCACCGGAACCACCACCGGAACCACCGGCGGTACCGGCGGGAACCACGGCTGCTCCGCCGCCCTGCACGTGGACAACCAGTGGGACGCCGGCTTCACCGCCACCGTCACCGTGACCAACACCGGCACCGCGGCGACCTCCGGCTGGAAGGTGGCCTGGACCTGGCCGGGCAACCAGCAGGAGACCAGCGGCTGGAGCGCCACCATCACCCAGACCGGCGCCTCGGTCAGCGCCGTGAACCTCGCCTACAACGGGGCGATCGCCCCCGCGGCCTCGACCAGCTTCGGCTTCCAGGGCACCTCCACGGGAACGGTCGGCGCACCCGCGCTGACCTGCACCGCGAGCTGA
- a CDS encoding TetR/AcrR family transcriptional regulator, with amino-acid sequence MSPKQELLAAAAELFTTLGYTATTTRAVAERAGMRQASMYHYVGGKEDLLAELLEGTVTPSLALARALLADGSRPAERRLWELCRSDVELLCAGPYNLGALYLLPEVGAERFAPFRDARADLKSAYAALLAATEAGAALSPAELSLRADLLFALIEGVILVHRSGPDRPAPLFAAATADAALRLAGL; translated from the coding sequence ATGAGCCCCAAGCAGGAACTCCTCGCCGCGGCGGCCGAACTCTTCACCACCCTCGGCTACACCGCGACCACCACCCGGGCGGTCGCCGAGCGGGCCGGTATGCGGCAGGCGTCGATGTACCACTACGTCGGCGGCAAGGAGGATCTGCTCGCCGAGCTGCTGGAAGGCACGGTCACACCGTCCCTCGCGCTCGCCCGCGCGCTGCTCGCCGACGGGTCCCGGCCGGCCGAGCGGCGGCTGTGGGAGCTGTGCCGCTCCGACGTGGAGCTGCTGTGCGCCGGGCCGTACAACCTCGGCGCCCTCTACCTCCTGCCGGAGGTGGGGGCGGAACGCTTCGCGCCCTTCCGGGACGCGCGGGCCGACCTCAAGTCCGCGTACGCCGCGCTGCTCGCCGCCACGGAGGCCGGTGCGGCTCTCTCCCCGGCCGAGCTCTCGCTCCGCGCCGATTTGCTGTTCGCACTGATCGAGGGCGTCATCCTCGTCCACCGCTCCGGCCCCGACCGCCCGGCCCCGCTCTTCGCCGCGGCCACCGCCGACGCGGCACTCCGCCTGGCGGGCCTGTGA